From the genome of Halomonas sp. LR3S48:
GTAGAGCGCGGCGAACATCAGCACCTGCTGCAGGTCACTGCCGCTGGTGTAGGCCCCGATGCCCGAGGCCGACGCCAGCCACGCCTTGGGGTTGAGCCACTGCATGAGTGCCCCCGTCATGAACCCCGGTGCCCGCTGGGCTCCGCCTTCCGGCAGGCGACCGTCGTCGCGAAACAGCCGAACGCTCATGTAGAGCAGAAACGCCACCCCCGCCCAGCGCAGTGCCTGTTCCAACCCCGGCACCACCGCCAGCACCGAGTAGAGCCCCAACCCCACGGCAACGAACAGCACCACGAAGCCCAGCGTGGCCCCGGTCACGAACACCAGTCCCTGGGATAGGGGGTAGCGCGTGCCGCTACTCAGGCACACCAGGTTCACCGGCCCAGGGGAGATCGAAGC
Proteins encoded in this window:
- a CDS encoding LysE family translocator, whose translation is MSLALILPMSAFALAASISPGPVNLVCLSSGTRYPLSQGLVFVTGATLGFVVLFVAVGLGLYSVLAVVPGLEQALRWAGVAFLLYMSVRLFRDDGRLPEGGAQRAPGFMTGALMQWLNPKAWLASASGIGAYTSGSDLQQVLMFAALYLPICWLSLGSWVYAGAYLRRYLHRPAVLIAVNRTLAVLLAGSCVYLLLG